From the Fastidiosipila sp. genome, one window contains:
- the mltG gene encoding endolytic transglycosylase MltG, translating into MPRRILKPLIILIVIVLLIGAAFIGYGLGYRYVREQDKRLGYLKDRFDARGFAPFNKDTPDAIEIYIEQQASTRDIAEMLKERGFIGNTFAFEFLSKFNGFDGQYKYGTHYLLPGMSYDEIMVVLTNRPQPVTISFPEGMTYQQMKEKMLAAGMRFNPDLLDAMVRQPGLFADYSFVPLIEGSPGRDWLLQGYLWPDTYQFDINATEQQILRMFLNNTERVLEEGGYYERAEKIGMSLDRVITLASIVQQEGPINEMPMIAKVFLNRLNTDMAIQSDATINYLLLEDGRDPYMWIKGEDVDRYRENAYNTYTHQGLPPGPINSPGTVAIEAVLWPATERTWKGANSYLYFCATGEGTSDFSKTLAEHEAKVARYSSK; encoded by the coding sequence ATGCCACGAAGAATACTTAAACCCCTGATCATTCTGATCGTCATCGTCTTGCTGATCGGGGCCGCCTTCATCGGGTACGGCCTCGGCTATCGCTATGTCCGGGAACAGGACAAACGGCTGGGTTATCTCAAGGACCGTTTTGATGCCCGCGGTTTTGCCCCCTTCAACAAGGATACGCCGGACGCCATTGAGATCTACATCGAGCAGCAGGCCAGCACGCGGGACATCGCAGAAATGCTGAAAGAAAGAGGTTTCATCGGAAACACCTTCGCCTTTGAATTCCTGTCCAAGTTCAACGGATTCGACGGCCAGTATAAATACGGCACCCACTACCTTTTGCCCGGCATGAGCTATGACGAGATCATGGTGGTCCTGACCAACCGGCCCCAGCCGGTCACCATCTCCTTCCCCGAGGGCATGACCTACCAGCAGATGAAAGAGAAAATGCTGGCCGCCGGCATGCGCTTCAACCCTGATTTGCTGGACGCCATGGTGCGCCAGCCGGGGCTTTTTGCCGACTATTCCTTCGTACCGCTCATCGAGGGTTCGCCCGGCCGCGACTGGTTGCTGCAGGGCTACCTGTGGCCCGACACCTACCAGTTCGACATCAACGCGACCGAACAGCAGATCCTGCGCATGTTCCTCAACAATACCGAGCGGGTGCTGGAAGAAGGCGGCTATTATGAACGGGCTGAGAAAATCGGAATGAGCCTGGACCGTGTCATCACCCTGGCTTCCATCGTTCAGCAGGAGGGGCCCATCAATGAGATGCCCATGATCGCCAAGGTCTTCCTGAACCGCCTCAACACCGACATGGCCATTCAGTCGGATGCCACCATCAACTACCTGCTGCTGGAAGACGGCCGAGATCCCTACATGTGGATAAAAGGCGAGGATGTCGACCGCTATCGGGAAAACGCCTACAATACCTATACGCACCAGGGTTTGCCACCCGGGCCCATCAATTCACCGGGAACCGTCGCCATTGAGGCCGTCCTCTGGCCGGCCACGGAGCGCACCTGGAAAGGAGCCAACTCCTACCTTTATTTCTGCGCTACCGGTGAAGGAACCAGCGATTTTTCCAAAACCCTGGCAGAGCATGAAGCCAAGGTCGCCCGCTACAGTTCCAAGTAA